The proteins below come from a single Mucilaginibacter mali genomic window:
- a CDS encoding four helix bundle protein: MASFTELEAWKQSRKIRNWITELAKTFPAEEKYRLTDQIIRSSRSIGNNIAEGHGRFHYQDNIRFCILARGSLSETLDHMIIAFDDKLISEATLQLFKVDHDNCLKILNGYIQYLKKKKSED; the protein is encoded by the coding sequence ATGGCCTCATTTACTGAACTTGAAGCATGGAAGCAATCGAGAAAGATAAGAAACTGGATAACCGAATTAGCTAAAACTTTCCCGGCTGAAGAAAAGTATAGATTAACAGATCAGATTATCCGATCATCCCGGTCTATCGGTAATAATATTGCTGAGGGACATGGACGGTTTCATTATCAGGATAATATCCGCTTTTGTATACTTGCTCGTGGCTCATTGTCTGAAACACTTGATCATATGATAATTGCATTTGATGATAAGCTTATTTCAGAAGCAACCTTACAACTGTTTAAAGTAGATCACGATAATTGTTTAAAGATACTTAACGGTTATATTCAATATTTAAAGAAGAAGAAATCGGAAGATTAG
- a CDS encoding cystathionine gamma-synthase, with product MKFATKAIHAGQEPDPTTGAVMTPIYQTSTYWQREPGDNKGYEYSRGTNPTRKALEDCLAALENAKYGLAFSSGMGATDAVMKLLAPGDEVITGNDLYGGSYRIFTKIYANYGIKFHFLDLSNPEIIRQYTNEKTKLVWIETPTNPTMQVVDIEAIAKISKEKNLMLVVDNTFASPYLQNPMDLGATIVMHSVTKYIGGHSDVVMGALMMNDEDLYKRLWFIYNACGATPGPMDSFLVLRGIKTLHLRMKAHCENGRIIAEFLKTHPRVDKIYWPGFTDHPNHEIAKKQMRDFGGMISITLKGADLKETFRVAGSFKVFTLAESLGGVESLMNHPVSMTHGSIPKEVREAVGVTDNLLRLSVGVEDVEDLLDDLKQALS from the coding sequence ATGAAATTCGCAACCAAAGCAATCCACGCCGGACAAGAGCCCGACCCTACAACAGGGGCGGTAATGACACCTATATATCAAACATCAACCTACTGGCAGCGCGAGCCGGGGGATAATAAGGGCTACGAGTACTCGCGTGGCACTAACCCCACCCGCAAGGCGCTGGAGGATTGTTTGGCAGCCTTGGAAAACGCTAAGTATGGATTGGCTTTTTCCAGCGGCATGGGCGCTACCGATGCCGTGATGAAGCTGCTGGCCCCCGGCGATGAGGTGATTACCGGTAACGACCTGTACGGCGGCTCGTACCGTATCTTTACCAAGATCTATGCTAACTACGGCATCAAGTTTCATTTCCTCGATCTGTCCAACCCGGAGATCATCCGCCAATACACTAACGAGAAAACCAAACTGGTTTGGATAGAAACCCCAACCAACCCAACCATGCAGGTGGTGGATATCGAAGCGATAGCCAAAATATCTAAGGAGAAAAACCTGATGCTGGTGGTAGATAATACCTTCGCCTCGCCATACCTGCAAAACCCGATGGACCTGGGTGCAACCATTGTGATGCACTCGGTAACCAAATATATTGGCGGCCACAGCGATGTGGTAATGGGAGCCCTGATGATGAACGATGAAGACTTGTACAAACGCCTTTGGTTCATCTACAACGCCTGCGGTGCTACGCCCGGACCAATGGACAGCTTCCTGGTGTTGCGCGGTATCAAAACCCTGCACCTGCGCATGAAGGCCCATTGCGAGAACGGCCGCATCATTGCCGAATTTTTAAAAACACACCCAAGGGTTGATAAGATCTACTGGCCGGGTTTTACCGATCATCCTAACCACGAGATAGCCAAAAAGCAGATGCGCGATTTCGGCGGGATGATTTCCATCACCTTGAAAGGTGCCGACCTGAAGGAAACCTTCCGCGTTGCCGGTTCATTTAAAGTATTCACACTGGCCGAATCATTAGGCGGTGTGGAATCGCTGATGAACCACCCCGTAAGCATGACCCACGGATCCATCCCCAAAGAGGTGCGCGAAGCCGTAGGTGTAACCGATAACCTGCTACGCCTGAGCGTAGGGGTAGAGGATGTAGAAGATCTGCTGGATGATTTAAAGCAAGCGCTAAGTTAA
- a CDS encoding SMI1/KNR4 family protein codes for MENWIQNVLSKWQSEGVKLNPPASGAEIENVETILNFKFPQDFKEFYLQANGFADLDWQEHMFTFWPLDMIVEEFESHYSDKDFIGFSDFLLASHMIGFSRKKPGIFKSYDSLDGEPIAERFDVIIEMINSNNDRIY; via the coding sequence ATGGAAAACTGGATCCAGAATGTTTTATCAAAATGGCAGTCGGAGGGTGTAAAATTAAATCCTCCGGCCTCTGGTGCTGAAATAGAAAATGTTGAAACCATTTTGAATTTCAAGTTTCCGCAAGATTTTAAAGAGTTCTATTTACAGGCCAATGGTTTTGCTGATCTAGATTGGCAGGAACATATGTTCACTTTTTGGCCTCTGGATATGATAGTTGAAGAGTTTGAAAGCCATTATTCAGATAAGGATTTTATAGGGTTTTCCGATTTCCTTTTAGCTAGCCATATGATCGGTTTTAGCAGAAAAAAGCCAGGCATTTTTAAATCGTATGATAGCCTTGATGGCGAACCTATAGCTGAGAGGTTTGACGTGATAATAGAGATGATAAATTCAAATAACGACCGTATCTATTAA
- a CDS encoding TIGR02757 family protein, translating to MPKKAGIELPLQGAGGLNLKAFLDAKVAQYNQPDFIKNDPVSIPHLFTQKQDIEIMGFWAATLAWGQRVTIINKCKELIALMDGAPYDFIMNHQEPDLKKLLKFKHRTFNDIDTLYFIAFFRYHYEHFESLEDAFIPNQTVIQSDSEGSLTRMSVIQAQTNTAVEAALNHFRQYFFSLPDYPHRTKKHVSSPSQKSTCKRLNMFLRWMVRKDNHGVDFGIWNQIKPADLIMPCDLHVDRVARKLNLISRKQTDWQTAVELTERLKKFDPTDPVKYDFALFGLGIEEKF from the coding sequence ATGCCTAAAAAAGCCGGCATAGAACTCCCCCTTCAGGGGGCAGGGGGGCTTAATCTCAAAGCCTTTCTCGACGCTAAAGTTGCCCAATACAACCAGCCTGATTTTATTAAGAACGATCCGGTAAGCATCCCGCATCTATTCACCCAAAAGCAGGATATCGAGATCATGGGCTTTTGGGCAGCTACACTGGCCTGGGGGCAGCGGGTTACCATCATTAATAAATGTAAGGAATTGATAGCCCTGATGGATGGTGCCCCTTACGATTTCATCATGAATCACCAGGAGCCTGATCTTAAAAAACTCCTGAAATTCAAGCACCGGACTTTTAACGATATTGATACGCTGTATTTTATCGCGTTCTTCAGATATCATTATGAGCACTTCGAGAGTTTGGAGGATGCATTTATTCCTAACCAGACCGTCATCCAGAGCGATAGCGAAGGATCCCTGACAAGAATGTCAGTAATACAGGCACAAACTAATACTGCGGTAGAAGCTGCGCTTAATCATTTTCGCCAATATTTTTTTAGTTTACCAGACTACCCACACCGCACCAAAAAACACGTATCATCGCCATCGCAAAAGTCAACTTGCAAGCGCCTTAACATGTTCCTGCGCTGGATGGTACGCAAGGATAACCACGGCGTCGATTTTGGCATCTGGAATCAAATTAAACCCGCCGACCTCATTATGCCCTGCGACCTGCACGTGGACCGTGTTGCCCGCAAACTCAACCTCATCAGTCGCAAACAAACCGACTGGCAAACCGCCGTTGAACTAACCGAACGCCTGAAGAAATTCGACCCGACAGACCCTGTAAAATATGATTTCGCGTTATTTGGTTTGGGGATAGAAGAGAAATTTTAA
- a CDS encoding GNAT family N-acetyltransferase: MQFRLATFNDIPELQKLIALSVRGLSTQYYTLNQIESAIKYIFGVDSQLITDGTYYVLEKDGIPVACGGWSKRNTLYGGNQYKEKEDPLLDPATDAARIRAFFVHPNYARQGIGRKMMQVCEDAAIAAGFKNFELGATLPGVPLYEAMGYIALKRVDAPMPDGETLGIVKMRKDISA, translated from the coding sequence ATGCAATTCCGCTTAGCCACTTTCAATGATATCCCCGAACTGCAAAAACTCATCGCGCTATCCGTTCGGGGTTTAAGCACTCAATATTATACGCTTAACCAAATTGAAAGCGCCATAAAATACATTTTCGGGGTGGATAGCCAGTTAATTACCGATGGCACCTATTATGTATTGGAAAAGGACGGCATTCCTGTAGCCTGCGGTGGCTGGAGTAAACGGAACACACTATACGGCGGCAATCAATATAAGGAAAAGGAAGATCCGCTGCTTGATCCCGCTACCGATGCAGCCCGTATCCGGGCATTCTTTGTTCACCCTAATTATGCCCGGCAAGGTATTGGCCGCAAAATGATGCAGGTATGCGAGGACGCCGCAATTGCCGCCGGTTTTAAGAACTTTGAACTGGGTGCTACCTTACCCGGTGTACCTTTATATGAAGCAATGGGGTACATTGCCCTAAAGCGTGTTGACGCGCCGATGCCTGATGGCGAAACATTGGGCATCGTAAAAATGCGTAAAGACATATCTGCTTAA
- the ligA gene encoding NAD-dependent DNA ligase LigA, whose product MSPVEAQKRIEELSAELRQHTYNYYVLAMPVISDFEFDKKLEELAGLEQQFPEFLSPDSPTQKVGGDITKEFQTVRHRWPMLSLGNTYNTQELTDFDQRIRKAIGDNFEYVCELKFDGLSMSLTYHNGELLRAVTRGDGVQGDDVTANVRTIHSVPKKLKPGNYPDEFEIRGEVFMHLKAFERLNNERVENGEVPYANPRNFASGTVKLQDSTEVAKRPLDCFLYFLYTEKQVFKTHWESLQAVKDWGFHVNDHNKLCKNLDEVLEFIARWDKDRYGLSYDIDGIVIKVNNYSQQQELGFTAKSPRWAISYKFKAERVETELLAVTYQVGRTGAVTPVANLKPVLLAGTTVKRATLHNADEITERLKLHEHDTVYVEKGGEIIPKIISVNLDKRQPGAAPIQYVTHCPVCGTLLERKEGEAASYCPNDEGCAPQITGKMQHFIGRKAMNIDGLGDETINTLYTKGFIGHIADLYDLYKRADELKQMDRFGEQSINNMLDGIEKSKQMPFEKVLFGLGIRYVGETVAKKLVAHFKTIDNLMAASLEELTTTDEIGERIAQSLIEYFADPQHREQIEKLRAHGLQLVADDKPVELASDKLAGKSFIISGTFEMSRDELKDIIEANGGKILGSISAKLNYLVAGDNMGPAKLEKATKLNIPIISDQELMEMIG is encoded by the coding sequence ATGTCGCCAGTTGAAGCCCAAAAACGTATTGAAGAATTATCGGCCGAGTTAAGACAGCACACTTATAACTACTATGTGCTGGCCATGCCCGTTATATCCGACTTTGAATTTGATAAAAAATTAGAAGAACTTGCCGGTTTAGAGCAGCAATTCCCCGAGTTTTTATCGCCAGATTCGCCTACGCAAAAGGTGGGCGGCGATATCACCAAGGAGTTCCAGACGGTGCGCCATCGCTGGCCAATGCTGTCGCTGGGCAATACCTACAACACACAGGAGCTGACCGATTTTGATCAGCGCATCCGCAAGGCCATTGGCGATAATTTTGAATACGTGTGCGAATTGAAGTTTGATGGCCTGAGCATGAGCCTTACCTATCACAATGGCGAATTACTGCGCGCCGTTACCCGTGGCGATGGTGTTCAGGGTGATGACGTAACGGCCAACGTCCGCACAATACACAGCGTGCCTAAAAAGCTGAAACCCGGCAATTACCCCGACGAGTTTGAGATCCGGGGTGAGGTATTTATGCACCTGAAGGCCTTTGAGCGGCTGAATAACGAACGCGTAGAGAACGGCGAAGTACCTTATGCCAACCCGCGCAATTTTGCGTCGGGCACGGTAAAACTGCAGGACAGTACCGAGGTAGCCAAACGCCCACTGGATTGCTTTCTCTACTTTCTGTATACCGAAAAGCAGGTATTTAAAACACACTGGGAAAGCCTGCAGGCAGTTAAGGACTGGGGTTTCCATGTGAACGACCATAACAAGCTTTGCAAAAACCTTGACGAGGTGCTGGAGTTTATTGCCCGCTGGGATAAGGACCGTTACGGCCTGAGCTACGATATTGACGGCATTGTGATCAAGGTAAACAACTACAGCCAGCAGCAGGAATTGGGATTCACAGCCAAATCGCCGCGCTGGGCTATATCCTATAAATTTAAAGCCGAACGGGTAGAGACTGAATTACTGGCGGTGACCTACCAGGTTGGTCGCACCGGGGCAGTTACGCCTGTGGCCAACTTAAAACCGGTGTTACTGGCCGGCACCACCGTTAAACGCGCTACCCTGCACAATGCCGATGAGATAACCGAACGCCTGAAACTGCACGAGCATGATACCGTGTATGTAGAGAAGGGCGGCGAAATTATCCCGAAGATCATCAGCGTTAATTTGGATAAGCGCCAACCTGGCGCTGCGCCTATACAATATGTAACACATTGCCCGGTTTGCGGCACATTGCTTGAGCGTAAAGAGGGCGAAGCGGCCTCGTACTGCCCTAATGATGAGGGCTGCGCCCCGCAGATCACCGGGAAGATGCAGCACTTTATCGGTCGCAAAGCCATGAACATTGATGGGCTTGGCGATGAGACCATTAATACTTTATATACAAAAGGCTTCATCGGCCACATTGCCGATCTGTACGACCTATATAAACGTGCGGACGAATTAAAGCAGATGGACCGCTTCGGCGAGCAATCCATCAATAACATGCTGGATGGTATTGAAAAATCCAAGCAGATGCCTTTTGAGAAGGTGCTTTTCGGTTTGGGGATCCGATACGTAGGCGAAACCGTAGCTAAAAAACTGGTAGCGCATTTTAAAACCATCGATAATTTGATGGCCGCATCACTTGAAGAACTGACCACTACCGATGAAATAGGCGAACGCATTGCCCAAAGCCTGATCGAATACTTTGCCGACCCGCAGCACCGTGAGCAGATAGAAAAACTGCGCGCCCATGGCCTGCAATTGGTTGCCGATGATAAACCTGTTGAACTGGCCAGCGATAAACTGGCGGGCAAAAGCTTCATCATATCGGGCACGTTCGAAATGTCGCGCGATGAGTTGAAGGATATTATTGAAGCCAACGGCGGTAAGATATTGGGCAGCATATCGGCTAAACTGAACTACCTGGTAGCTGGTGATAATATGGGGCCGGCGAAGCTGGAGAAAGCCACTAAACTGAATATCCCTATTATTAGCGATCAGGAGTTGATGGAGATGATCGGATAA
- a CDS encoding YXWGXW repeat-containing protein yields MKTVWKSLMVAAALTAAVNVSEAQIVIRARLGRPVNRVVVRRPPAPSPAHVWVDEDWRPSGRTYAWHGGYWAAPPRPHAVWVPGHWDHRRHGYVWVQGYWR; encoded by the coding sequence ATGAAAACCGTTTGGAAAAGTTTAATGGTAGCAGCTGCATTAACAGCCGCCGTTAATGTGAGCGAAGCACAGATAGTAATAAGGGCGCGCTTAGGCCGCCCTGTAAATAGAGTAGTTGTACGCCGCCCGCCGGCACCATCGCCGGCACACGTTTGGGTTGATGAAGACTGGCGCCCAAGCGGTCGTACTTATGCCTGGCATGGTGGCTATTGGGCCGCTCCGCCACGCCCGCATGCCGTATGGGTTCCGGGCCATTGGGATCACCGCCGTCATGGTTATGTGTGGGTACAAGGGTATTGGAGATAA
- a CDS encoding endonuclease/exonuclease/phosphatase family protein — translation MIKKSLSLILLVSFFVAARAQQYNIGTYNLRYANKADSTAGNGWGDRYPVIANLIKFQDLDIFGTQEGLYPMLKNLNDSLPGYKWIGIGRDGGEKGEHSAIFYKTSKFKILKSGSFWLSPTDTEHPNVGWDAALTRVCTWAQVKDIKTGFVFNFFNVHMDHVGVVARRESAKLIMAKMKQMVGGMPSILTGDFNVDQNSEAYKTINDAGLLTDCYTLSPVKLAGNNTFNGFNINIKNTGARIDHIFITKEFKVNRYAVLTNTFNGHVPSDHYPVVVALSH, via the coding sequence ATGATCAAAAAATCGCTTTCGCTTATTTTACTGGTATCTTTTTTTGTTGCAGCACGTGCCCAGCAATATAACATCGGCACTTATAACTTGCGCTATGCCAACAAGGCCGACTCTACCGCCGGCAATGGCTGGGGCGACCGCTACCCGGTAATAGCCAACCTCATCAAGTTCCAGGACCTGGACATCTTTGGCACACAGGAGGGTTTGTACCCGATGCTGAAGAACCTGAACGATAGCCTGCCGGGCTATAAGTGGATAGGTATCGGCCGCGATGGTGGTGAAAAAGGCGAACACTCGGCCATTTTTTATAAAACATCAAAATTTAAGATCCTGAAAAGCGGCAGCTTCTGGCTATCCCCTACCGATACCGAACACCCCAATGTAGGCTGGGATGCCGCGCTGACCCGCGTTTGCACCTGGGCACAGGTAAAGGATATTAAAACGGGTTTTGTATTCAACTTTTTCAACGTGCATATGGACCATGTGGGCGTAGTGGCCCGTCGCGAAAGCGCTAAACTGATCATGGCCAAAATGAAGCAAATGGTTGGCGGTATGCCCAGCATCCTGACGGGAGATTTCAATGTCGACCAAAACTCTGAAGCCTACAAAACCATTAACGATGCCGGCCTGCTAACCGATTGCTATACGCTATCGCCTGTTAAGCTGGCCGGTAATAACACATTCAACGGCTTTAATATCAACATTAAAAACACCGGTGCGCGTATCGATCATATCTTTATCACCAAAGAATTTAAGGTGAACCGCTACGCGGTGCTGACGAATACCTTTAACGGGCATGTACCGTCAGATCATTACCCGGTAGTGGTGGCGTTAAGCCATTAG
- a CDS encoding DUF885 domain-containing protein yields the protein MIKKLIPLALMALLAYSCKKDMNSTDESAKDNDAFTAYEGHFLDALWKLNPDWASDVGYHKYDSVLVIPNPASRSALIAFTKVQMDSLAKYNPGTLSEGNRMDYKLIQNHLDATQWAIQQEKSYEWNPGNYNVINTFARILNENYAPLPKRLRSFYQRMANIPAYYKEAQKQIKNPVPELTTLASEQMSGGVSVIEKDFADSLKKTNIPEAEQKLMLARAQASANVIKDFAQWLKTMKNDKPRSFRLGKELYEAKFKFDIQSAGTAQQLYNAAVERKKELHGNMTKIAVKLWPKYFGKAPMPKDTLDLVRRMIDTLSVKHVKPDEFQSAIEKEIPQLVSFIKAKNLLTLDDSKPLVIRKEPAYMAGVAGASVSSPGPYDKNGNTYYNVGSLAGWTPEKAESYLREYNQYILQILCIHEAIPGHYTQLVYANKAPSMIKSILGNGAMIEGWAVYTEQMMLEAGFGNNEPEMWLMWYKWNLRSVCNTIVDYSVHTGTMDKDACVKFLTREAFQQQAEAEGKWRRVSVTSVQLTSYYSGYKEIVDLRDAWKQKMGDKYNVKDFNEKFLSYGSAPVKFIKEAMLAKTTTEAK from the coding sequence GTGATCAAAAAACTTATTCCCTTAGCTTTAATGGCCCTGCTTGCCTACAGCTGCAAAAAGGATATGAACAGTACCGACGAGTCGGCCAAGGACAATGATGCCTTTACCGCTTACGAAGGCCATTTCCTGGATGCTTTGTGGAAGCTAAACCCCGATTGGGCCAGCGATGTGGGTTACCATAAGTACGATAGCGTACTGGTTATCCCCAACCCGGCCAGCCGCTCAGCTTTGATCGCTTTTACCAAGGTGCAGATGGATTCGCTGGCTAAGTATAATCCCGGTACACTTTCTGAAGGCAACCGTATGGATTACAAGCTGATCCAAAATCACCTGGATGCCACCCAATGGGCTATTCAGCAGGAAAAATCCTATGAATGGAACCCAGGCAATTACAATGTCATCAATACCTTCGCCCGCATCCTGAACGAAAATTATGCCCCATTGCCAAAACGCCTGCGCAGCTTCTATCAGCGTATGGCTAATATCCCGGCTTATTATAAAGAGGCACAAAAACAGATCAAAAATCCCGTGCCCGAACTGACTACTTTGGCATCAGAACAAATGAGCGGTGGTGTGAGTGTAATAGAAAAGGATTTTGCCGATTCGCTGAAGAAAACCAATATCCCCGAAGCCGAGCAAAAGCTGATGCTGGCCCGTGCGCAGGCATCGGCCAACGTAATAAAAGACTTTGCCCAGTGGCTTAAAACCATGAAGAATGACAAGCCCCGCAGCTTTCGCCTGGGTAAGGAACTGTACGAGGCTAAGTTCAAATTCGATATTCAATCGGCGGGTACCGCGCAGCAATTGTATAACGCCGCTGTGGAGCGTAAAAAGGAACTGCACGGCAACATGACCAAAATAGCGGTAAAGCTTTGGCCAAAATACTTCGGCAAAGCGCCAATGCCAAAGGATACGCTCGACCTGGTTCGCCGCATGATCGATACCCTATCGGTAAAACATGTGAAGCCTGATGAATTCCAATCGGCTATTGAGAAGGAGATCCCGCAGTTGGTATCATTCATCAAAGCTAAAAACCTGCTGACGCTGGATGACAGCAAACCGCTGGTGATCCGCAAGGAGCCGGCTTATATGGCGGGCGTGGCCGGTGCGTCGGTAAGTTCGCCGGGGCCGTACGATAAAAACGGAAATACCTACTACAACGTCGGCAGTTTGGCCGGATGGACACCTGAAAAAGCTGAAAGCTACCTGCGTGAATACAACCAGTATATTTTACAGATCCTTTGCATTCACGAGGCCATTCCTGGCCATTATACGCAATTGGTTTATGCCAATAAAGCGCCAAGTATGATCAAATCCATACTGGGCAATGGCGCGATGATAGAGGGCTGGGCCGTATACACCGAGCAGATGATGCTGGAGGCAGGTTTCGGCAATAACGAACCCGAAATGTGGCTGATGTGGTATAAATGGAACCTGCGCTCGGTATGCAATACCATTGTTGATTACAGCGTGCACACCGGCACTATGGATAAGGATGCCTGCGTAAAATTCCTAACCCGCGAGGCTTTCCAGCAACAGGCCGAAGCCGAAGGCAAATGGCGCCGGGTAAGCGTAACCAGCGTGCAACTCACCAGCTATTACAGCGGCTATAAAGAGATCGTAGATCTGCGCGATGCCTGGAAGCAAAAGATGGGTGATAAGTATAACGTAAAGGATTTTAACGAGAAGTTTTTGAGCTACGGCAGCGCACCTGTTAAGTTTATTAAGGAAGCGATGCTGGCTAAAACTACAACAGAAGCCAAGTAA